One Thioclava electrotropha DNA segment encodes these proteins:
- the frr gene encoding ribosome recycling factor produces the protein MSDDIEIDTDDLARRMDGAMSSLKHEFASLRTGRASASMVEPVQVEAYGQMTPINQVGTVNVPEPRMVTINVWDKSMVGKVEKAIRESGLGINPQTNGTIIMLPIPELNEERRRELTKVAAQYAEHARVAIRNVRRDGMDQIKKAKADGMSEDDVKIWESEVQDMTDAHIAKVDKALEDKQAEIMQV, from the coding sequence ATGTCCGACGATATCGAGATCGACACCGATGACCTTGCCCGCCGCATGGATGGCGCAATGAGCTCGCTCAAGCATGAATTCGCGTCGCTGCGCACGGGCCGCGCCTCGGCCTCGATGGTAGAGCCGGTTCAGGTCGAAGCCTATGGCCAGATGACCCCGATCAATCAGGTCGGTACCGTGAACGTGCCCGAGCCGCGGATGGTCACGATCAACGTCTGGGACAAGTCGATGGTCGGCAAGGTCGAGAAAGCGATCCGCGAATCCGGTCTGGGCATCAACCCGCAGACCAACGGCACGATCATCATGCTGCCGATCCCGGAGCTGAACGAGGAACGCCGCCGCGAGCTGACCAAGGTCGCCGCTCAATATGCCGAGCACGCCCGCGTCGCGATCCGCAACGTGCGCCGCGACGGCATGGACCAGATCAAGAAGGCCAAGGCCGACGGCATGTCCGAAGACGACGTGAAGATCTGGGAGAGCGAGGTTCAGGACATGACCGACGCGCATATCGCCAAGGTCGACAAGGCGCTCGAAGACAAGCAAGCCGAGATCATGCAGGTCTGA
- the rseP gene encoding RIP metalloprotease RseP: MDLLPQFGNLLYTVVAFVVALSIIVAVHEYGHYIIGRISGIKAEVFSLGFGPKLISRVDKHGTRWQIAAVPLGGYVKFLGDANAASAGVDSEEMAHLSPEERRHTMHGAPLWARAATVAAGPVFNFILSICVIAGLSLWTGQATETPAIQTVVALPGGSGDLQQGDVIDAVAGKPTPDYQALSDVVDQLPAGPTLDYTVTRDGSKTDATGPQLFPARFAGVQPGSAAYDAGLRAGDVITAIDGKPVYRFVDLQDAVKAGEGKAVSLDIWRPEGDGGETFSVTLAPRRTDLPVGDGQFETRFLIGATGSFMFEPVTQSVGPVDAIVGGARQTWGIITQSVSGIQAMIAQRISSCNLTGALRIAETSAAAAKSGVLDFIWFIAVLSTAVGFLNLFPIPVLDGGHLMFHLYEAITGKPPSDQLMNVFMSIGLALVLTLMVFGLWNDLTC; encoded by the coding sequence TTGGACCTGCTGCCCCAATTCGGCAATCTGCTCTATACGGTTGTGGCCTTCGTCGTCGCGCTCTCGATCATCGTCGCGGTGCATGAATACGGCCATTACATCATCGGGCGGATTTCCGGGATCAAGGCGGAGGTCTTCTCGCTCGGCTTCGGGCCGAAGCTGATAAGCCGCGTCGACAAGCATGGCACGCGCTGGCAGATCGCCGCCGTGCCGCTTGGCGGCTACGTCAAGTTTCTGGGCGATGCGAATGCGGCCTCGGCCGGGGTCGACTCCGAGGAAATGGCCCATCTGAGCCCCGAGGAACGCCGCCACACGATGCATGGCGCGCCGCTTTGGGCGCGCGCGGCGACCGTGGCGGCCGGGCCGGTCTTCAACTTCATCCTGTCGATCTGCGTGATCGCGGGGCTGAGCCTCTGGACGGGGCAGGCCACCGAGACGCCCGCGATCCAGACCGTCGTCGCGCTGCCCGGCGGGTCGGGCGATCTGCAGCAGGGCGACGTGATCGACGCGGTGGCGGGCAAGCCTACGCCGGATTATCAGGCGCTCTCCGATGTGGTCGACCAGTTGCCCGCAGGGCCGACGCTCGATTACACCGTGACCCGCGACGGAAGCAAAACCGACGCGACGGGGCCGCAGCTCTTCCCGGCGCGGTTTGCGGGCGTTCAGCCGGGCTCTGCTGCGTATGATGCCGGTCTGCGCGCGGGCGATGTGATCACCGCGATTGATGGCAAACCGGTCTATCGCTTCGTCGATCTGCAGGACGCGGTGAAGGCAGGCGAGGGCAAGGCGGTCTCGCTCGATATCTGGCGGCCCGAGGGCGATGGCGGCGAGACGTTCTCCGTGACGCTGGCGCCGCGCCGCACCGATCTGCCGGTGGGTGACGGGCAGTTCGAGACGCGTTTCCTTATCGGGGCGACAGGCTCATTCATGTTCGAGCCGGTGACGCAATCGGTGGGCCCGGTCGATGCAATCGTCGGCGGCGCGCGGCAGACCTGGGGTATCATCACGCAATCGGTCTCGGGCATTCAGGCGATGATCGCGCAGCGGATCTCGAGCTGTAACCTGACCGGCGCGCTGCGCATTGCCGAGACCTCGGCGGCGGCGGCGAAATCGGGCGTGCTCGATTTCATCTGGTTTATCGCGGTTCTGTCGACGGCGGTGGGCTTCCTGAACCTCTTCCCGATCCCGGTGCTCGATGGCGGGCATCTGATGTTCCACCTTTACGAGGCGATCACGGGCAAGCCGCCCTCCGATCAGCTGATGAACGTCTTCATGTCGATCGGGCTGGCGCTGGTACTGACGCTGATGGTCTTCGGGCTCTGGAACGATCTGACCTGCTGA
- a CDS encoding AraC family transcriptional regulator → MKLFSTPPLSQLSQAKTVKPGASGSPGPAQTATDLPSPPSEPRLVQIAHLAKGGRWRVEAMRAHSEPCLLWFSRGQGRITLGGVTRGYGPNNAIFIPPGVMHGFEISNQTHGQALFFGRDSDIALPPAAHHLRIREAIAQGEIGSILEAIQRESESTRPAADRALRSHLGLLSVWLERQIASNANEAIRPSAARRLVTRYAVLVEREYRAGTPVADIARELGVTPTHLSRACRDACGKSALELMQERRLYEARRLLRDTPVPIKDIAQLLGYRSPGYFSRAFQAGTGSTPNAFRRAS, encoded by the coding sequence GTGAAGCTCTTCTCGACACCGCCCCTTTCGCAGCTCTCGCAGGCCAAAACCGTGAAGCCCGGCGCAAGCGGCTCGCCCGGCCCGGCGCAGACCGCGACCGACCTGCCGAGCCCCCCGAGTGAGCCGCGGCTGGTGCAGATCGCCCATCTCGCCAAGGGCGGGCGCTGGCGGGTCGAGGCGATGCGCGCCCATTCCGAGCCCTGCCTGCTGTGGTTCTCGCGCGGGCAAGGCCGGATCACGCTGGGCGGCGTGACCCGCGGCTACGGCCCCAATAACGCGATCTTCATCCCGCCGGGCGTGATGCACGGCTTCGAGATTTCCAACCAGACCCACGGTCAGGCCCTGTTCTTCGGCCGCGACAGCGACATCGCCCTGCCGCCCGCCGCCCATCACCTGCGCATCCGCGAAGCGATCGCGCAGGGCGAGATCGGCTCGATCTTGGAGGCAATCCAGCGCGAGAGCGAGAGCACGCGCCCCGCCGCAGACCGTGCGCTGCGCAGCCATCTGGGCCTGCTGAGTGTCTGGCTCGAGCGGCAGATCGCGAGCAATGCGAACGAGGCGATCCGCCCGAGCGCTGCGCGCCGTCTCGTCACGCGCTACGCCGTTCTGGTCGAGCGCGAGTATCGCGCGGGAACGCCGGTCGCGGATATCGCGCGCGAGTTGGGCGTCACGCCCACGCATCTGTCGCGCGCCTGCCGCGATGCCTGCGGGAAATCGGCGCTGGAACTGATGCAGGAACGGCGTCTGTATGAAGCGCGCCGCCTGCTGCGCGACACGCCCGTCCCGATCAAGGATATCGCGCAGCTTCTGGGCTATCGCAGCCCGGGCTATTTCTCCCGCGCCTTTCAGGCCGGAACCGGCAGCACTCCGAACGCCTTCCGCCGCGCGAGCTGA
- a CDS encoding OmpH family outer membrane protein translates to MRLSSVTVSFIAAALAFGPGAAVAQSAVETPHTQAPAAGPRVQQSAVLTLDWERLYDNSLWGKRVQSEIETASSALRKENDRIASQLEAEERKLTEERLTMPSDQFQQAADAFDTRATDIRKAQKAKADAIQRQLNQEHQTFVQTVVPLLDEVLKARGAVVVLDSRAIIRGLAQADVTAELGARVDKEIGDGAGRVTPLVPPTSNGGSADAAQGAPATQDQPGSDQPASGQSSSGAGADQSGEAGVFVDSSPNSAGKSGGNSTLDGATRDAPGLPLGLPVEDNNQVAPTDTTTAQ, encoded by the coding sequence ATGCGTCTGAGCAGCGTCACCGTTTCCTTCATTGCAGCCGCGCTGGCCTTCGGGCCCGGCGCGGCTGTCGCGCAATCGGCGGTGGAGACACCCCACACGCAGGCGCCCGCAGCCGGGCCGCGCGTCCAGCAGAGCGCGGTCCTCACCCTCGATTGGGAGCGGCTTTACGACAACTCGCTGTGGGGCAAGCGGGTGCAATCCGAGATCGAGACCGCGTCGAGCGCGCTGCGCAAGGAAAACGACCGGATCGCCAGTCAACTCGAGGCGGAAGAGCGCAAGCTCACCGAAGAGCGGCTGACGATGCCCTCGGATCAGTTCCAGCAAGCCGCCGATGCCTTCGACACGCGGGCGACCGATATTCGCAAGGCCCAGAAGGCCAAGGCCGATGCGATCCAGCGCCAGTTGAATCAGGAACACCAGACCTTCGTGCAGACCGTGGTGCCGCTGCTCGACGAGGTGCTGAAGGCGCGTGGCGCAGTCGTCGTGCTCGATTCCCGCGCGATCATCCGCGGGCTCGCGCAGGCGGACGTGACAGCCGAACTGGGCGCGCGCGTCGACAAGGAGATCGGTGACGGGGCCGGGCGCGTGACGCCCTTGGTTCCGCCGACGTCGAACGGGGGCTCGGCGGATGCGGCTCAAGGTGCGCCCGCGACGCAGGACCAGCCTGGTTCGGACCAGCCCGCATCGGGCCAATCGTCAAGCGGCGCAGGCGCGGATCAAAGCGGCGAGGCGGGTGTATTTGTCGACAGCAGCCCCAACTCCGCAGGCAAATCGGGCGGCAATTCCACGCTCGACGGCGCGACCCGAGATGCGCCGGGGTTGCCGCTTGGTCTGCCGGTCGAAGATAACAATCAGGTTGCGCCGACCGACACCACGACGGCGCAATAG
- the uppS gene encoding polyprenyl diphosphate synthase yields MAPSIPDIAQTPQGHEGGAPAPLHVAIIMDGNGRWATQRGWPRLAGHRKGAEQIKKVVQAAPDLGIRYMTIYAFSTENWKRSTQEVLGLMKMFRLMIKREAAELSRQGVELRFIGDRTPLDPLLRETMDAIETRTKGNSKLTLAVAINYGGRDELKRAAQSIARDVAEGKITADEVDEAMISSRLDSAGMPDPDLVIRSSGETRTSNFLPWQAAYSEYEFTPTLWPDFTPDELSDILDRFAGRERRFGGVAS; encoded by the coding sequence ATGGCCCCTAGCATTCCCGACATCGCCCAGACCCCGCAGGGGCATGAGGGGGGCGCCCCGGCGCCGCTGCATGTCGCGATCATCATGGATGGCAACGGCCGGTGGGCCACCCAGCGGGGCTGGCCGCGTCTGGCCGGTCACCGCAAGGGGGCCGAGCAGATCAAGAAGGTCGTGCAGGCCGCGCCCGATCTCGGCATCCGCTACATGACGATCTACGCCTTCTCGACGGAGAACTGGAAGCGCTCGACGCAGGAAGTTCTCGGGTTGATGAAGATGTTCCGGCTGATGATCAAACGCGAGGCGGCGGAGCTGTCGCGTCAGGGCGTCGAGCTGCGCTTTATCGGCGACCGCACGCCGCTCGACCCGCTGCTGCGCGAGACGATGGACGCGATCGAGACCCGCACCAAGGGCAATTCCAAGCTGACGCTGGCGGTTGCGATCAATTACGGCGGGCGCGACGAGCTGAAACGCGCAGCGCAGTCGATTGCGCGCGACGTCGCCGAGGGCAAGATCACGGCCGACGAGGTGGACGAGGCGATGATCTCGTCGCGGCTCGACAGCGCCGGCATGCCCGACCCCGATCTGGTGATCCGCAGCTCCGGCGAGACGCGGACCTCGAACTTCCTGCCGTGGCAGGCGGCCTATTCGGAATATGAATTCACGCCGACGCTCTGGCCCGATTTCACGCCGGACGAGCTGTCCGATATTCTCGATCGGTTTGCCGGGCGCGAGCGGCGCTTCGGCGGGGTCGCCTCGTGA
- the bamA gene encoding outer membrane protein assembly factor BamA, whose translation MSCLAVPVIAQAQQYSFSQVVITGNERVDAATILSFARIARNQAVTAADLNAAYQRLTNSGLFENVAITPQGNTLKIAVTEYPTISVINFEGNKIIKDEQLATIIQAKPNRVYNPAQIEADAQRLARAYSEDGRMAARVVPKVIRRDNNRVDVAFEIKEGKVTSIERVTFTGNRSYSDRRLRQVLETKQAGIFRTFVKNDTFNANRIPVDRQKLIDFYQARGYKNVQVTGVSSQMSRQRDAFFMTFNIIEGQKYHFNSINTSSEIDGVAPDDFAPLTKIRQGQTFSPKAIELAVTRMEQLAIKKGIQFARVEPRITQDPRTQSVNVDFVLVRGPRVFVQRIDIEGNTATLDRVVRREFRTVEGDPYNPREISNAADRIRGTGYFKSVDVNTKPGSSSDQVVVDVNVEEQPTGSLGFGASYSNSDGIGFNASLEEKNFLGRGQYLGVSIGTTKDNNSSSFRFIEPAFLGRDVALKFSAAYATSSSASNTAYDTRRISVEPALEFPVSERGRLQVSYKIGEDTLNNVPSDSSDILLNEEADKGTQRYSGPGLRYSYDTAREQIDPRFTWRFNVDQQFWGVGGDVKGGQTTAKIVGERKIFNEEATLRASLEGGAVDATDGSTILQRFSGSQIRGFESYGIGPRDLNAGNTDALGGNYYWVGKVEAEFPIGLPEEYGITGGVFWDVGSVWGLDDTTGTGGNEVDDSMHVRSAVGVSIFWKSAIGPLRLNFSRAIKKESYDKTQNFDLSLSTQF comes from the coding sequence ATGAGTTGCCTTGCGGTTCCCGTGATCGCTCAGGCGCAGCAATATAGTTTTTCCCAGGTGGTGATCACCGGTAACGAGCGCGTCGACGCGGCGACGATTCTGTCCTTCGCCAGAATCGCCCGCAATCAGGCCGTCACCGCCGCCGATCTCAACGCCGCGTACCAGCGCCTGACGAATTCCGGCCTGTTCGAGAACGTTGCAATCACGCCGCAGGGCAACACGCTCAAGATCGCCGTGACTGAGTACCCGACGATCAGCGTGATCAATTTCGAAGGCAACAAGATCATCAAGGACGAGCAGCTCGCCACGATCATTCAGGCGAAGCCGAACCGCGTCTATAACCCGGCCCAGATCGAAGCCGACGCCCAGCGTCTGGCGCGCGCCTATTCCGAGGACGGCCGCATGGCCGCCCGTGTGGTGCCGAAGGTCATTCGCCGCGACAATAACCGCGTCGACGTCGCCTTCGAGATCAAGGAAGGCAAGGTCACCTCGATCGAGCGCGTGACCTTCACCGGCAACCGCTCCTATTCGGACCGTCGCCTGCGTCAGGTGCTCGAAACGAAGCAGGCGGGGATCTTCCGTACCTTCGTGAAGAACGACACGTTCAACGCCAACCGGATCCCGGTCGACCGTCAGAAGCTGATCGATTTCTACCAGGCGCGTGGCTACAAGAACGTGCAGGTCACCGGTGTGTCCTCGCAGATGTCGCGCCAGCGCGATGCGTTCTTCATGACCTTCAACATCATCGAAGGGCAGAAATACCATTTCAACTCGATCAACACGAGTTCCGAGATCGACGGCGTCGCGCCTGACGACTTCGCGCCGCTCACCAAGATCCGTCAGGGGCAGACCTTCTCGCCGAAAGCGATCGAGCTGGCCGTGACCCGGATGGAGCAGCTTGCGATCAAGAAGGGCATCCAATTCGCCCGCGTCGAGCCGCGCATCACCCAAGACCCGCGCACGCAGTCGGTCAATGTCGATTTCGTGCTGGTCCGTGGCCCGCGCGTCTTCGTTCAGCGCATCGACATCGAGGGCAACACCGCGACGCTCGACCGGGTGGTCCGGCGCGAGTTCCGGACGGTTGAAGGCGACCCCTACAACCCGCGCGAGATTTCGAACGCCGCCGACCGCATCCGCGGCACCGGCTACTTCAAATCGGTCGACGTGAACACGAAACCGGGCTCGAGCTCCGATCAGGTCGTCGTCGACGTGAACGTCGAAGAGCAGCCCACCGGGTCGCTCGGCTTCGGCGCCTCCTATTCGAATTCGGACGGGATCGGTTTCAACGCTTCGCTGGAAGAGAAAAACTTCCTCGGTCGCGGGCAGTATCTCGGTGTGTCGATCGGCACGACCAAGGACAATAACAGCTCCAGCTTCCGGTTTATCGAGCCGGCGTTCCTCGGACGTGACGTGGCGCTGAAGTTCTCGGCCGCCTATGCGACCTCGAGCTCGGCGTCGAACACCGCTTACGACACGCGCCGCATCAGCGTCGAGCCGGCACTGGAATTCCCGGTCTCCGAGCGCGGCCGTCTGCAGGTGAGCTACAAGATCGGCGAAGACACGCTGAACAACGTGCCGAGCGACTCCTCGGACATCCTGCTGAACGAAGAAGCCGACAAGGGCACGCAGCGTTACAGCGGCCCGGGTCTGCGCTACAGCTATGATACCGCGCGCGAACAGATCGACCCGCGCTTCACCTGGCGGTTCAACGTCGATCAGCAGTTCTGGGGCGTCGGCGGTGACGTGAAAGGCGGCCAGACCACTGCGAAGATCGTCGGCGAGCGCAAGATCTTCAACGAGGAAGCGACGTTGCGCGCCTCGCTCGAAGGGGGCGCGGTCGATGCCACGGATGGTTCGACGATCTTGCAACGCTTCTCGGGCAGCCAGATCCGCGGCTTCGAGAGCTACGGCATCGGTCCGCGTGACCTCAATGCGGGCAATACCGACGCGCTCGGCGGCAATTACTACTGGGTCGGCAAGGTCGAAGCGGAATTCCCGATCGGTCTGCCCGAGGAATACGGCATCACCGGCGGCGTGTTCTGGGACGTGGGCTCGGTCTGGGGTCTGGACGACACGACCGGGACCGGCGGCAACGAGGTCGACGACTCGATGCATGTCCGCTCTGCGGTCGGCGTCTCGATCTTCTGGAAATCCGCGATCGGTCCGCTGCGTCTGAACTTCTCGCGGGCGATCAAGAAAGAAAGCTACGACAAGACCCAGAACTTCGATCTGTCGCTTTCCACGCAGTTCTAA
- a CDS encoding phosphatidate cytidylyltransferase produces the protein MTETPRTGKWGDLVPRLASGLAMVAIGLAAIWWGGPVFAALSVLVTGLMIWELTAMLRPERPGKAVGLGLVAAAALTFVLAIHEPYGLLYLLIVPIMAAVICTGRRWLGAGYALAIMLTGYGLVALREGAGLGAITWIVAVVVVSDIMGYFVGRTMGGPKFWPKVSPKKTWSGTVGGWVGAALVGFLFAQMGGGLAMIWISPLLAFAGQLGDIAESAIKRATGVKDSSSLIPGHGGVLDRFDALTGAVVFLMLISQVMTLPLTEG, from the coding sequence GTGACGGAGACGCCGCGGACCGGCAAATGGGGCGATCTCGTCCCGCGGCTTGCCTCCGGGCTTGCGATGGTCGCGATCGGGCTCGCCGCGATCTGGTGGGGCGGACCCGTCTTCGCGGCGCTCTCGGTGCTTGTGACGGGTCTGATGATCTGGGAGCTCACCGCGATGCTGCGCCCCGAACGCCCCGGCAAGGCGGTCGGTCTGGGGCTGGTGGCGGCGGCTGCACTGACGTTCGTCCTCGCCATCCATGAGCCTTATGGCCTGCTTTATCTGCTGATCGTTCCGATCATGGCGGCGGTGATCTGCACCGGGCGGCGCTGGCTTGGCGCGGGCTATGCGCTGGCGATCATGCTGACGGGCTATGGGCTCGTCGCACTGCGCGAAGGCGCGGGGCTTGGTGCGATCACCTGGATCGTCGCGGTGGTCGTTGTCTCTGATATCATGGGATATTTCGTGGGCCGCACGATGGGCGGGCCGAAATTCTGGCCCAAGGTCAGCCCGAAGAAGACATGGTCGGGCACGGTCGGCGGCTGGGTCGGTGCGGCGCTGGTGGGCTTTCTCTTCGCCCAGATGGGCGGCGGGCTCGCGATGATCTGGATCTCGCCGCTTCTGGCCTTCGCAGGCCAGCTGGGCGACATCGCCGAAAGCGCGATCAAGCGCGCGACCGGCGTGAAGGACAGCTCCTCGCTGATCCCGGGCCATGGCGGCGTGCTGGACCGTTTCGACGCGCTGACCGGCGCGGTCGTGTTCCTGATGCTGATTTCGCAGGTGATGACCCTGCCGCTGACGGAAGGCTGA
- the dxr gene encoding 1-deoxy-D-xylulose-5-phosphate reductoisomerase yields MRKVSVFGATGSIGESCFDLLMAQGGAEAYDVVALSAGRNVARLAEQAVALKADLAVTAFDECLPALRDALAGTGIEVAAGPQALIEAAYRPADWVLSGIVGAAGLAPGFAALSQGATLALANKESLVTAGPLLMAEARAHGATILPVDSEHSAIFQGLVGEDIAAVERVIITASGGAFRDWPMEKLAHATVAEASAHPNWDMGQRITIDSASMFNKALEVIEAKEFFGFAPEQIEVLVHPQSIVHSLVGFHDGGLMAHMGVPDMRHAIGYALNWPARKPLPVEKLDLAKIGQLDFRTPDLERFPALRLAREVMETGGLAGTVFNAAKEVALDLFIAGRIGFLDMATLVERVLGEMSRDQGLGIAAKDLDMVLSCDAEARARAMAICEHGRI; encoded by the coding sequence ATGCGGAAGGTTTCGGTCTTCGGGGCGACCGGCTCGATCGGCGAAAGCTGCTTTGATCTGCTGATGGCGCAGGGCGGGGCGGAGGCCTATGACGTGGTCGCGCTGAGCGCAGGCCGCAATGTCGCGCGACTGGCCGAGCAGGCCGTGGCGCTGAAGGCCGATCTGGCCGTGACGGCCTTCGACGAGTGTCTGCCCGCGCTACGCGATGCGCTGGCCGGGACCGGGATCGAGGTGGCCGCCGGGCCGCAGGCGCTGATCGAGGCGGCCTATCGTCCGGCCGATTGGGTCCTGTCGGGGATCGTCGGCGCGGCGGGGCTCGCGCCCGGCTTTGCGGCGCTCTCGCAAGGTGCGACGCTGGCGCTGGCCAACAAGGAATCGCTGGTGACCGCGGGGCCCTTGCTGATGGCCGAGGCGCGTGCGCATGGCGCGACGATCCTGCCAGTCGACAGCGAGCATTCGGCTATCTTCCAAGGGCTCGTCGGCGAGGATATCGCCGCGGTCGAGCGGGTGATCATCACCGCCTCTGGCGGCGCGTTTCGTGACTGGCCGATGGAAAAGCTCGCCCATGCCACGGTGGCCGAAGCCTCGGCACACCCGAACTGGGACATGGGCCAGCGGATCACGATCGACTCCGCTTCGATGTTTAACAAAGCTCTGGAAGTCATTGAGGCGAAAGAGTTCTTCGGTTTTGCGCCGGAGCAGATCGAAGTGCTCGTCCATCCCCAGAGCATCGTTCATTCGCTGGTCGGGTTCCACGATGGCGGGCTGATGGCGCATATGGGCGTGCCCGACATGCGCCACGCGATCGGCTATGCGCTCAACTGGCCCGCGCGCAAGCCGCTGCCGGTCGAGAAGCTCGATTTGGCGAAGATCGGACAGCTCGATTTCCGCACCCCGGATCTGGAGCGGTTCCCCGCCCTGCGGCTGGCGCGCGAGGTGATGGAAACCGGCGGTCTGGCGGGCACCGTCTTCAACGCCGCCAAGGAAGTCGCGCTCGATCTTTTCATCGCGGGCCGGATCGGATTTCTCGACATGGCCACGCTGGTCGAGAGGGTTCTGGGCGAGATGTCGCGGGACCAGGGTCTTGGAATCGCCGCAAAAGACCTCGATATGGTTCTGAGCTGCGACGCCGAAGCGCGGGCGCGCGCGATGGCGATTTGTGAACACGGAAGGATCTGA
- the pyrH gene encoding UMP kinase: MSTETHPAAKYNRVLLKISGEALMGDQGYGLHPPTVSRIAHEVKSVRDLGVEICMVIGGGNIFRGLAGSAQGMERTTADYMGMLATVMNALAMQSALEGLGVFTRVISAIPMDQVCEPYIRRRAVRHLEKKRVCIFAAGTGNPYFTTDTAATLRANEMSCEAIFKGTKVDGVYDKDPVKFDDAKRYDTVSYDEVLQKNLGVMDASAIALARDNNKPIIVFSLDEPGGFRGILAGEGTYTKVQG; this comes from the coding sequence ATGAGCACCGAGACGCATCCCGCGGCCAAATACAATCGCGTGCTACTGAAGATCTCGGGTGAGGCGCTGATGGGCGATCAGGGCTACGGCCTGCATCCGCCGACCGTCTCGCGTATAGCGCATGAAGTGAAATCGGTGCGCGATCTGGGCGTCGAGATCTGCATGGTGATCGGCGGCGGCAACATCTTCCGCGGGCTTGCGGGCTCGGCTCAGGGGATGGAGCGCACGACGGCCGATTACATGGGGATGCTCGCGACGGTGATGAACGCGCTGGCGATGCAATCCGCGCTGGAAGGCCTTGGCGTCTTCACCCGCGTGATCTCGGCGATCCCGATGGATCAGGTCTGCGAGCCCTATATCCGCCGCCGCGCGGTGCGCCACCTCGAGAAGAAGCGGGTCTGCATTTTCGCTGCCGGCACCGGCAATCCCTATTTCACGACCGACACCGCCGCCACGCTGCGCGCCAACGAAATGTCCTGCGAGGCGATCTTCAAGGGCACCAAGGTCGATGGGGTCTATGACAAGGACCCGGTGAAATTCGACGACGCCAAGCGCTATGACACCGTCAGCTACGATGAAGTTCTGCAGAAGAACCTCGGCGTGATGGATGCCTCGGCGATCGCGCTCGCACGCGATAACAACAAGCCGATCATTGTGTTCTCGCTTGACGAGCCGGGTGGCTTCCGCGGCATTCTGGCGGGCGAAGGCACCTACACCAAAGTGCAGGGCTGA
- the miaA gene encoding tRNA (adenosine(37)-N6)-dimethylallyltransferase MiaA, which yields MPTALPEISPRTPVLIAGATASGKSALALSIAEAEGGVVINADALQVWSCWRVLSARPSPGEEARAPHALYGHLDPGADYSVGHWLRDVTPYLEAFHAGGPRPIIVGGTGLYFTALTQGLAEIPETPPEIRAEADGRRLSEGHAGMLDELDDATRAKIDAQNPMRVQRAWEVLRATGEGLSAWQARTPPPLLPLDTVAPLHLDPDRDWLADRIDRRFDLMLEQGALDEVRAVEPIWDPNALWAKAIGAPELIAHLHGELDLNEARERAQAASRQYAKRQRTWFRGRMKAWHKIA from the coding sequence ATGCCGACTGCCCTGCCCGAAATATCGCCGCGAACGCCCGTGCTGATCGCGGGAGCGACGGCGAGCGGAAAATCGGCGCTGGCGCTCTCGATTGCCGAAGCCGAGGGCGGCGTGGTGATCAATGCCGACGCGCTGCAGGTCTGGTCGTGCTGGCGGGTGCTGAGCGCGCGCCCCTCGCCCGGGGAAGAAGCCCGCGCGCCGCATGCGCTCTACGGTCATCTCGATCCCGGTGCCGACTATTCCGTCGGCCATTGGCTGCGCGACGTCACCCCGTATCTGGAGGCCTTTCACGCAGGCGGACCGCGCCCGATCATCGTGGGTGGCACCGGGCTCTATTTCACCGCGCTGACGCAAGGCTTGGCGGAAATCCCTGAAACGCCACCGGAAATCCGCGCCGAGGCCGACGGGCGGCGGCTCTCGGAAGGCCATGCCGGGATGCTGGACGAGCTCGACGATGCGACCCGCGCGAAGATCGACGCGCAGAACCCGATGCGGGTGCAGCGCGCGTGGGAGGTGCTGCGCGCTACCGGTGAGGGACTTTCTGCGTGGCAGGCCCGCACCCCGCCGCCGCTCCTGCCGCTCGACACCGTGGCGCCACTTCACCTCGATCCGGATCGCGACTGGCTGGCAGACCGCATCGACCGCCGCTTCGATCTGATGCTCGAACAGGGCGCGCTCGACGAGGTCCGCGCGGTGGAGCCGATCTGGGATCCGAACGCGCTCTGGGCGAAGGCGATCGGGGCGCCGGAACTGATCGCGCATCTGCATGGCGAGCTCGATCTGAACGAGGCGCGAGAGCGCGCACAAGCGGCAAGTCGCCAATATGCCAAGCGGCAGCGCACTTGGTTTCGTGGCCGCATGAAGGCGTGGCACAAGATCGCGTAG